The following is a genomic window from Prunus persica cultivar Lovell chromosome G7, Prunus_persica_NCBIv2, whole genome shotgun sequence.
TTCTTAAATGCTAATATAATTGAAGCTAGATTTTAAATTTGCATtagtgaaataaaaataaacaataaacaatGAGTGGTTAATTGTATTTATAACAGCtcccaaatttatttttttatttttagcaaACCTCTAAAGTGAAAAATGTCCCaaatttttatgaagaaaaaagaaaatgtcccaaaatcccaaaagtgaaatatatatatagattcccaaaaaaagaagaaggaggtacaacaaaaaagaaaaaagaaggaaacgaAAACCTTCACAAAACCCTCTTTTGGGTTCCTCtaaggccccgtttggtttATGGAAAAGGAGGTTTGGGAATGAGAATTTAATTGCTTtaccatgtttggtaagtccagacATAAAAAATGGTTGCTTGACACATGAGAAAGTAGGAGGGAAAGTGAAACCCTCCTCTTAGCTTGAGTTTTATTTTCCCTCATCATtagaaagtttgggaaaatgagtcAACATTCAATGCACAATTTTCATAACTATTTTGTCCCTATGAACAATTTGTAATTACAACGTATCActaaatacatttttttatttgatttaatatgggtataattgaaaaattatacaaactttatttttcattcttactcaaaacaaatatgggaaagaaaataaagtaaaatcgCCCAGTTACTTTCTTCACATTACCAAACGTTGGAAATGAAACTTTCATTCCCATTTATTAGGAAATTACATGAGAAGTGGTTCCTCAAATCCATTATGTTAACCAAACGAGGCAACGGCTCTAAGAACTGAGATACATACAATGATTTAATGCTCTTTCAAGCAAGACTCTCTGTGAACAATCAGATGTAAACGCCCAAACGCCATGAAGCTGCAATCTTTGAACAAAGGATATGCAATCCGAACTCTCAGTCCCAAACCTAATGGCTCCGCAAAGCTGAAAATCCCAAAAACCATTCGATCATGCGCTACAAAACAGGACCTTCGAGGCCAATCCGTCGCTGTGAGCTATTTCATTCCCTTCTCTTATTGCTTTGAGTTATTGCACTTCCATACGCCAACCAAAGTTGGTTTTTGCAGATTATCGGTTTGGGAAAATCTGGGAGAGCTGCGGCCAGGCTTGCTCTGGCCAGAGGCGCTTCAGTTTTAGCCTTTGACCAGAATCCGAACTTTGGTCTTTTAGAGGTATTCCCATGAACCCATTTGTCCCATTTGTAACTGGGTTTACATCATAAACAAGGAAAGTCATGCATAGTTTTAGTAGTTAAAGTGCTAATTTTTTTGCAGCAAGATCCGATTTTTGGGAGGCTTGGTAATGATAATGGTGGATTGAGGACAATTTTGGGCCAATTTGATGGAGAGCTACTTCATAATGCGGACAGGGTGGTCGTGTCCCCTGGAGTTCCCCTACAAAACTATGGTCTTTCCTCTTTGTTGCAGTTGGTGAGTAGTAGTGTTTATAAGTTATATGTTAATTGTTAGTGCATTTAAATCTTTTGAGAAtacaaaaattttatttgctttATATGGCGTAACATTCTTTTGTCATACTTGTATTGGTTGTGAATTGGTGTTGTAATCCATTTTCATGAATTAATGCAAAGGCATTGGAAATGATTCTTAGAGATATAAGCGGCCTCATTTAGTTGTGGTCCTTGTGGACAATTCTTCTTTTCTAACTACTATTCTTGAGATTttgtcatgttttttttttgtttgtgaacattttggtgtttttttttcccgtcaAAATGCAGGGAAAGCAGGTGATGTCTGAGTTGGATTTTGCTGCCGAAATTCTCCCAAAAAGTATCAAGATTTTAGCAGTGACAGGGACTAATGGAAAATCAACTGTTGTCACTTTTGCTGGGCAGGTTACACATCTTTTTTTAATGCTTATTCATGGTAATTTTAGTAGTAAATGTCTCATATTGTTGCTGATGGCAACATAATCTGAACCAAATTGCTGTTCGAATGAATTCCTTAATCAAAGCCCAAATGAAAAATGaccaatgagaaaaatgaagtGCTGACGTTTTGTGAAATTCACTACTTATCAACCAAAATATGTTCCCCCAATatccaaattccaaaaaatggatgaataattaaaactgaaaaaaatgcctgtataatttataaaatttaagatAAAGCTGTCTTTAGAATCGCTTCCAACTTGTATTGCTTTCAATTGACATAATTTCCTGTCTGTTGTCTATAGAAGCTGCGTATCCATGTAAAGTATCTTGAAATTGCTAGGATAAATCTATTTTCTTAAATCGTGAATTTATCCGGTTGTAAAATGGAGTTCCACATTCTATCAATTAATATTCTTTTACTCATTTGAAGGTAGATGCTTAGCCATTTTGGCATCGAGACATTTGTGGGGGGTAACCTTGGGAGTCCACTCTCAGAGGCTGCTTTCCAATGCTTACAGCCACATTCTTTAAAACCCAAGTTTAAGGTAAGTCCAATTGTTTGGTTTGCATTCTCTTCCGGTGCCATATTATTTATGAAAGTGACTTTTGCAATAGCATAGTTGAAAATAATTGATCAACTATGAATTTGTTTGGTCAACTTGAAAGTGTTTGATGCCCAGAGGAGACATGTCATAGGCATATAAAGATGTTGCTACATTTTTCCAGGTTGCAGTTGTGGAGGTTAGCAGTTATCAAATGGAGATTCCTAACAAATATTTCTGCCCTTCTGTAAGTGGTCTTTGAAAGTTCGCTTTGTCTTGGCCCTGTCAGCTTCAGTAGTGTTTCATAGTTTCCTCTTCCAATACTATAGGCTTTTTTTGTAGGTTGCTGTGGTGTTGAACCTTACACCTGATCATCTAGAAAGGCACAGGACAATGAGAGATTATGCAGTGACTAAATGCCGGTTATTTCTTCACATGACTGATGCCAAGCTTGGGCTTCTTTGTTTTGGTATgtacttttcattttctgggTAAATGTATTTACTTCCCTTTAGATATAGGAAAAAGTTGAGAGCATGCAAGAAAAGAGAGCTTGTATGGTTGGGTTGGACATTGCATCAAAGGCATACTGGTTAAACACCCGTTTTGTTGATAGCAATATTAATTTAAGAATGGGAAACAACGTGTGAGGTTGAATGCTtacatttttctctttttgacGAGAAACAAATTCTTAGATTTATTATAGCTAACTTTTAGTAAAAGGGAAATTATTAGGTTCCTGATTAAAATGATCCCAACCTGGAAGATATATATGGATGTTGACACCTAGATTGAACCTTGATCAGGACAAttctacctttttttttcttgagaaATCTACTACTAGAAATGTTATTGGGATGACTTCTCATTCCAATGAGCTGTGGACTTGGTGATACTTAAGATGGTCTCCCAAGTCCATTGGGCCTCATGTCAGAGATTGGGAATGCAAGTAGGTCAAGGTAGATCAAGTTCATTTCAGGTAGATTGTCATGTGCTGATGTTTACATCCAAAGATAAAAGTCATAACTGCTTCAAGTGCCATGAATAACAACAAATGAGCTATTTAATTCCATACAGTTTGTTGGTTTAAGAACTATTGACATCCCTGTGAGTCAAATTTTATATGTTTCTATCTGGTTATCGAacatctttttaaaaaatgaagcaTGAACCTTATCAAATACTGCATACGATTTTTAGAACCaagtttaaaatgaaaaagatgtGATGATGAGAGCCTTTTGAGTTGGTCTCACCTTATCCTTATTCACTCTACTGTCTGTATATAAATCTGTGATTTAGGTGATACTCATGTAGTTACTTATATGAGATTCGGTATGTCTCAACAGATTTTCTCGCAATCCATTTTAGGAAACCAGTACTTGAATGAAGCAATTATGGAAAGCATGAATGAACTTAATCTTGCTTGGATAGGAGCCACTCCAGGTGTAAAAGTAAGAATTACTTAGTATTgccattttatttataaaaaactaTGAAATTTTCTAGGAAAAGCCTATTTAGTAACATCTCTGATGTTAATTGTGGTAATATATATGGAAAGATTGATATGGAGGCAAAAATTGCAAGCTTTGAAGTGCCTGCATTGGGAGTCAATTCACAACTGCAATTGGGTGCAATGAACACAATTGGGATACACAACTATCACAATGCTGCAGTGGCTGCTCTGTCTGTTGTTGGACTGAATGTTGGACTTGATATTGAAGACATTGGTCCAagtattgaaaaattaagggcACCACCTCATCGTATGCAAATTGGTAAGCTGAAACAGATGCATCTCTATAAGTAGtgaattatttgttttctgtaAGCATATTCAGCTTAgtgccttgttcttttgtcATTCTCTTTTGATTggaaattataaaatcaatTATT
Proteins encoded in this region:
- the LOC18769776 gene encoding uncharacterized protein LOC18769776, producing MKLQSLNKGYAIRTLSPKPNGSAKLKIPKTIRSCATKQDLRGQSVAIIGLGKSGRAAARLALARGASVLAFDQNPNFGLLEQDPIFGRLGNDNGGLRTILGQFDGELLHNADRVVVSPGVPLQNYGLSSLLQLGKQVMSELDFAAEILPKSIKILAVTGTNGKSTVVTFAGQMLSHFGIETFVGGNLGSPLSEAAFQCLQPHSLKPKFKVAVVEVSSYQMEIPNKYFCPSVAVVLNLTPDHLERHRTMRDYAVTKCRLFLHMTDAKLGLLCFGNQYLNEAIMESMNELNLAWIGATPGVKIDMEAKIASFEVPALGVNSQLQLGAMNTIGIHNYHNAAVAALSVVGLNVGLDIEDIGPSIEKLRAPPHRMQIVCKDIHGVTWVDDSKATNVEATYAGLMGLKRQKSLILLGGLAKVLDGQKSNGFEQLIEPLKYHRCVITFGSSGMLIQKTLSENGLSIPCIRAVNLKGAVSWARRMAEHGDTIVLSPGCASFDEFRNFEHRGMFFQELAFSSC